The following is a genomic window from Aphis gossypii isolate Hap1 chromosome X, ASM2018417v2, whole genome shotgun sequence.
TCTAAAAGTCAAAACAAAAGTTAAGTACTTTAAGAACAGAAAAAGTTGTAATAAAGGAGTTTGTGGACTGGACATGAGAAAGTTTCGGGTAGCAGTGATTTTGCTACTTCGTACTAATTCTATCATCAAATAAAGGGTAGTGTATAAaaccaaacataaaaaattattatttattttaaaataatatagtacattttatcttaaatataatataaacaaaaaaaggaCATTTGagttaacttataatatttaaacaattgaaaataagtacagctatattattataaatttaattcctaTAGAGAATTCAATAGCCACTGtagaatgattattttaaataaatttattgggaGGTTTGTTATAATAAGATGGTATATCGTCCCCGGAATTAAATGACCTAAGAAAAACCGCCAATCACGCACGTAGGGTTTTCCAAAGAAAAAGGAAACGCATGGGCCCTCTAGCAGCAATCGCGGAGGAAAGAGCAGCCAAAGACGCCAAGCTGGAGTTAGTCAAGACAATCAAAACTGCCAAGAACAGTGCATGGAAGGCGCTCTGCGACCAGGTGGAGAGGGACCCCTGGGGTATCCCATACAAATTGGTCATGGGCAAATTAAAGAGGCACCAACCTATCCCGGGCCTAGACTCTCCCGACACGGTCGGTCGCATAGTCAACGACCTGTTTCCTGCCCATCCCCCTCTCACACCCAGATACTGGCCCAGCATCTCTGAAGCAGACCTCTCCGGAGTTGTTATCACAAACGAAGAAGTGCAACTAGCGGCTAGGCGTACCAAGAATAAAATCTCTCCTGGACCAGATGGCATCCCGAACGACGAGGCCATGAAGCTCCTGGCTGTCAAACGCCCCGAGATTTTAGCCAGCGTGTACAACAAGTGTATCAGAGAGGGACACTTCCCAGTTGCCTGGAAGAAAGCTCGCCTCGTGCTGCTGAGGAAAGGGGACAGGCCCCTTCAAGACTCGTCATCTTATCGACCTCTATGCCTTCTGGACAGCTCAGCTAAGCTGTTGGAGAAGGTAATCGATCACAGGCTCAGGGAACATCTAGACATCTACAGCGGTCTCAGCGACCGTCAATTCGGTTTTCGCTGCGGTAGATCAACCACCGACGCCGTGAATCTGTTGATGTCTATAGCGGAGGACAGCGTTCCTAACTTCAAGACCGGGGTCCTTACACTAGACGTCCGTAACTCTTTTAATTCGGCATCATGGGACAGGATAATCGACGACCTACGCGAGAAGGATACGCCCGCATATCTCTGCAGGTTAATTGACAGCTACCTGTCAGAACGGTCGATCATCTACACTACCTCAGGAGGACAAACAATCGTGAAGCTTTTCAGCGGCGTTCCTCAGAGCTCGGTCCTCGGTCCTACGCTCTGGAACGTCCTCTACAACGATCTTCTCAACGTTATATTGCCGAAATCCTTCACTCCAATCGCTTTCCCCGACGACATCGCTCTAGTGTCCAAGGCCCGCGAGAATTATAACATCGAGAAGGATCTCACAGAAGCTGCTAGCAGCGCTTCCAACTGACTCAGGGAAGCGGGCCTACACATCGCCGCTCAAAAATCCGAAGTCCTCATTATCACCACCAAAAGAACGCATAACGACGTGGACGTCACCGTGGAAGGATCCAAGGTGCAAACCAGCAGCAGCATTAGGTACCTAGGCGTCCAAATCGACTCAAAGCTGAACTTCACCGAGCACGCCAACATCGTATCAGCCAAAGCTAGCGCTGTCTGCCAAAAACTAAGCAGAATCATGCCCAATATAAGCGCCGCCACACCCAGAAAAAGGAAACTCCTCGGCAACGTGGTGAACTCCCTGCTGCTATTCGGTGCGCCGATTTGGGCGAACCGCATAAGCGCCACGGGCAAGGACAAGATGGCGAAGGTCCAGCGGAAAACGGCTCTCAGAGTGTGTTCCGCCTACTGTACCGTCTCGGCAGAAGCGGCACTCGTCGTGGCATCAATGGCACCAATCGACATACTGGCGAAAGAGCGCCTCTACATATACTCCAACAAGGACGATCCCGAAGCTACGTGGAAAGCCAAAGAGGCCACTCACagacatttttcttcaaatatctgtaaaaaaaactctaccggattcagacaaaaaatttttatgtgtgtttgaaatttaaatttttacaaaaccgcgttaaataacggtttttttttgaagggtcgataaaatttttttggccctatcaaaatacttgaaaattttatacaaagtttctcataagttattcttaaagtgattaaaaaattataagaatacataggcacaattttttttattagcatttgaagttcaaattttgacaaaaattcgtcaaaaccatgaatatttgcaaattattttataggtatattaaataaaaatgtttgtataagtagctaagagttgaaaatttaatacaaggtttttcataagtttagcttacaattattataaaagaacttaaattttgttgtattcaggccattaaaacataaaccacctttttcaccaaccactcgaaattatatcctaggctgacaaatcatcttcgttcagaatcgtttttagtatacaatgataactatcattggattcaaatttaacactcctataatatataataatgatccatacggcacctaatgtacagcagagcggtactcacttgcccgctttttttgttttctttttagcttggtaaattataaatattaaatattatcatattaaacaaatatttaagtttatcgTTGAAGTGTttaaactatatgtataataatatatacctaactagtggtatattttttttttcaaaaggaGTATTATTAACGAGTCAAATGTCGATTCACACAGTTGATtggttacatatttttattgaataattgcattttcatacatttttatttttttccttatatATTGTCTTTGTAGTTTGGGTTCTAATTGTGATCgaaaaggtataatatttgtttttcgtatacgtATGATCCTTTCCCTGGAAATTGTACTGTCACCACTTCCCCTTCCACACTGGCTACTATACCAGCTAGGTAAGGTTCTCCTCTTTGTGTTACTAGAACTGGAATTCTAGCTATTGGCTgctaaaaaaaaggaaaaaaaacaacatttactTTATGTGTTGATAGAAGTTATCTTTTGTATTAGAAACCTAATTTTCCATTATGCCATGAGAGTAGTTCGAACAGGATGGTACATTTTCGTGTTCCACTGCAGGTTCAGGCTATGaacaattaaatcatatatgtataatatatgggtgtattttattattaatactattttatgaaatgtaattGATTGGTATTACAAACCTGTTTTTCTATCAAGTGTTGACAGCAGTTTTAACAGGATGGTACATTTTCGTGTTCCACTGCAGATTCgggctataaaaaattaaatcagacatatgaatttttatttttattatttttttttcataaaattaacgtTCCAAACACATCTAATCTCGAGGAAAATATCGAGTTTCATTTAAACGtgttctataattttaactcaCCAAATTAGTTGACGTCTGAGATTCATAAGATTCGATTTTTCTTCTCACCGTTCTTATCGGGGGAATCACAATACATTCTGGTTCTGGTCGAATACGACGAGGTGTATTGCACTTCGATATGgggaataatgattattttatatcaaaaaacgtTATCTATACGAGGGCGTACCCAAAAGAAACCGAACTATTTTTGtacaaagttatttatttaatttttttacaaaaaacatttaatctcCTTCAAAGTACTTTCCATTGGAGTTAATGCACTTGTCCAATCTTTTGTTCCAATTTTCGAAGCATTTTTTAAACTCATCTTTTGTGATGCCTGCCAACGCCTccgtcgtttttttttttacttcaccAATGTCCGCGAAACGCTTTCCTTTCATGTCTCTTCATTCTTGGGAATAAAAAGAAGTCACAGGGAGCCAGGTCGGGTGAATAGGGTGGATGGGACACAGTGGTCATACCATTTTTGGTCAAAAACCTCCGTAAAACGGCCTTGTTTTTGCTGCTCAGTCAGCAGTCGAGGAACAAATTTTGCAGCCACCCGTTTCATCCCCAAATTTTCACTTAAAATTCTCTGTACTGAACTCCATGTCACACCAGATCTCTCCGCTACTTCTTCGATGGTTTTCCTTCGATCTTCCAGGTTaattttgtgaatattttttacatttttgtcgGTTAGCGACGTCGAAGGACGTCCAGAGCGAGCTTGATCTTCTATCGACATTTCACCACTTTTGAAACGAGAAAACCACTCAAATACTTGAGTTTTCCCTAAAGCATCACCTTTGTAAGCCGTTTTCAACATCTCAAGGGTTTCTGTGCCCGTTTTCCCGAGCAGGAAGCAAAACTTGACAGCCGCGCGCTGTTCAGCCATTAAAAAAACGACGAGTACgcaaaataactttaaaaaaacaaattacaccAACGTAACGCAATCCTCTACGATGACGGCCGTTGGCATACTGAATGTTGAGAAGTATGTCTATACGTCCCTGCCAGCAAATACGCGGTACTACTAAAACTCTGTCCCGCACAACATCAGTTCGGTTTCTTTTGGGTTCGCCCTCGTATCATCCAACGTCTCTTCTGATGGTGTAAATACTTCAACATTCGACAAGACTTTCCAACCGTAccttcgtatattatatggacTAAAATCTGCATCACTAAATCTCATACATTTCTGATTCACTCGTCCGAATCCACTAAAAAGAGTCTAAAATATTGtcgttttacttatttaagaatttaaaaaaaaaattaacttattaactcATTAATGTCCAGCCTTGAATTTAACATTACCCTAATTAACGTATCCGGTTCTCTGGTCCACGTAACGACGCGATTCGCTACTTCCTGAAATTTTGGATCTACTTGGAACAGTACACGGAAAATGCTTCGAACCGTGTCAGCTTGCCCTTTTTGCTTTAACCTTAGAGAACtaattatgcattataaaCTGCTGTCCGAATTAATGaggttttactttttttcataaactatCTGACTATCTAACTATCtaactgtattttaatatttacaataaattgaattaaattaatttgtatttgttatttaaaactatttatacatcacagaaacataacaaaattttattaaatatatcaaccatattatatatttgttattgctGCTGAGAATTCGGTTCCCATATGAAGTGAtagataacatattttaaggtAGTGgtgaaatcattaaatattaaaagaaaaaacaagaataattataggtaattaactCTTGAAAATAGCAGGAATATTTTACTAACCAAATAAAcctaaaatttagttttaagttatCTACGACAatgtctaaaattttaaaacatatttacccaaactttttttggaaaaaaaataataggttattTCTAAGTACACCGCAATAACTGCGGTGCCAAACATTTCCAGTAGACATGATGATTGATGGCTAGCGACAATGCATTCTGAGGAAAAATGCCAATACAGTGATTGTTTTTAGCAATCGGTTGTTATTATGCATACATAGTTACATCATATAGGCATTTCAAATAGATGAATAACCATTGTTTATATGACACTGATTCATATATAAGTgtaggaaaaatatataacacaacattttttacatgttGGAGTTATCAAAGTGACTagaataagaatttatatagAAAAGCGTTTAGTCAAAAATTCATAGGTTATCTAGGTCAAAAAAACTGCAACTTAatgcttattaatataaaaatagaaatattccATATGGTTGGTGTTATgggtatttattagttttttttgtttttatgtttgtaaagTGGTGCCAATAATTTGTAAGTGCCTATTGCCGTAGTGTTGCActagtttttgaaaaaccaGGTTGTTATCAACAGCGGCGATGGTTTTTTGATTCAAAGTCAACGTTATTAGAGCTTTTAGAGCAGTGTGATAGAGCCAATGAGTCATTAACCACTCCATCTTATAgccataattcaaaaaataaaaaattcaatatgttAAAGCGCTTCCTTCTTTCAATCCTTCTTCATTCAACGGGGATTGGTAATAATAGACAACCTTCATTGATGATTTTGATACCATATTTCACAAAAATGAAGATTTagcaattattcaaaaatgtcattatttaaaaataatgtgttgaAGGCTCAGCAAGAgaagtaattcaaaattttaaaacaacagaagaaaattatcaatatgatGTTTTGAACtatgatgttttaaaaataagatatgaaaataaaagtgcAATTATACAATCACATAAACGGCCTCTGCTTACAACACTTAAAGTGACAGTGGCTTCGGTTAGCGAACTACAGCGATTACATTACCatatttcttcaaatattaatgCTCTAATACCCCTCAATCAACCAGTGGATCAATGGGATGCCTGGCTAGTGACCCTCATGTGTACCCGTTTAGATAATGTAACTGTTTCTGAGTGGCAACTCAAACAAGATACAAAGGATTTACCTAAGTATAAGGATTTAGAAGTGTTCTTGTCCAATCGTATAACAGCTTATGAAGCGGGTGACATTGCAACAGTATCCTATTGTGGCGAAGCAGTCAAAAACAACATGACCTACAAAGGTGGTACAAAAAAGGTTTTGTTTGCAGATACTAATAATGATCAACACACGAAAGCCTTATAAAGCTCTACGTTGTAACTTGTGTGTAGATCCACATAGATTGCCTAGTTGTATGCAGTTTGATGGAATGAATATGAATGAGCGCCGTGACCTTGTTGAAAAGAACAGATTATGCTTCACTATGG
Proteins encoded in this region:
- the LOC114130662 gene encoding protein GVQW3-like, with amino-acid sequence MAEQRAAVKFCFLLGKTGTETLEMLKTAYKGDALGKTQVFEWFSRFKSGEMSIEDQARSGRPSTSLTDKNVKNIHKINLEDRRKTIEEVAERSGVTWSSVQRILSENLGMKRVAAKFVPRLLTEQQKQGRFTEVFDQKWYDHCVPSTLFTRPGSL